From Arthrobacter sp. FW306-2-2C-D06B, a single genomic window includes:
- a CDS encoding helix-turn-helix transcriptional regulator: MTGLPWLRRLSALASLDDGNRRRLYEHVCSASDAVSRDDAAMALGLPRSTASFHLDRLVRDGLLNVEFRKLGGKVGPGSGRPAKLYTPVIEEIGASVPERNYDLAGEVMATAIQDLMAKGGSPREALLETAYTRGREAGSTEPGFEDILASYGYRPEADDGGGYSLANCPFHRLAESHTSVVCAMNGAFLSGAAAACGIAEDRIADDNREGHCCARILPAD; this comes from the coding sequence ATGACCGGACTTCCCTGGCTGCGTCGGCTCTCCGCTTTGGCATCCCTCGACGACGGCAACCGGCGTCGCTTGTACGAGCACGTCTGCAGCGCAAGCGATGCAGTAAGTCGCGACGACGCCGCGATGGCCCTGGGGCTTCCCCGCAGCACGGCCTCCTTCCACCTCGACCGGCTGGTCCGTGACGGGCTCCTGAATGTTGAGTTCCGCAAGCTCGGGGGCAAGGTCGGGCCGGGTTCCGGACGGCCTGCGAAGCTGTACACGCCCGTCATTGAGGAGATCGGCGCCTCGGTTCCGGAGCGCAACTATGACCTCGCCGGGGAAGTGATGGCCACTGCCATCCAGGACCTGATGGCGAAGGGTGGTTCTCCCCGCGAAGCTCTCCTCGAAACCGCCTACACCCGGGGCCGCGAGGCCGGCAGTACGGAACCTGGTTTCGAGGATATCCTGGCGAGCTATGGCTACAGGCCGGAAGCTGACGACGGCGGCGGGTACTCCTTGGCCAATTGCCCCTTCCACCGGCTGGCCGAAAGCCACACCAGCGTCGTCTGCGCCATGAACGGCGCCTTCCTGAGCGGAGCGGCGGCCGCCTGCGGAATTGCCGAGGACCGGATCGCCGATGACAACCGCGAAGGCCATTGCTGCGCCAGGATCCTTCCCGCGGATTAG
- a CDS encoding diacylglycerol/lipid kinase family protein yields MLAVNPNAAFGRHALAGDAAARCLRAAGLAVVVLRRDSMDALREAVDEALSAGADALVVVGGDGMVHLGVNSLGGTGLPLGIVPVGTGNDVARMLGLPLQDVEGSCARVISALADGGRVLDAGRITTGGRTMWFAGAVSAGFDAAVNERANSWRWPRGTLRYTLAMLRELGSFRAIHYTVTADGVTSKEGAMLISVANCQSIGGGMRIVPDAAPDDGLLDLFMVKPLSRLGLLAVFPKVFSGRHTSHPAVEIRRVRSVRLAAENVVAYADGERIGLLPLDIDVVPGALRVLA; encoded by the coding sequence GTGCTTGCGGTCAATCCCAACGCTGCGTTTGGACGGCACGCCCTTGCCGGGGACGCCGCCGCCCGCTGCCTCCGCGCGGCGGGTCTCGCCGTCGTCGTACTTCGGCGCGACAGCATGGACGCCCTGCGGGAAGCGGTAGACGAAGCCCTTAGCGCAGGCGCCGACGCCTTGGTGGTGGTGGGCGGCGACGGCATGGTCCATTTGGGCGTCAATTCACTCGGCGGGACCGGCCTGCCGCTCGGGATTGTTCCCGTGGGCACGGGAAACGACGTAGCCCGGATGCTTGGACTGCCTTTGCAGGATGTCGAGGGGTCCTGTGCCCGCGTTATTTCGGCGCTCGCCGACGGCGGGCGGGTACTCGACGCAGGCCGCATCACCACCGGCGGACGGACCATGTGGTTTGCCGGGGCCGTCTCCGCGGGATTCGACGCCGCGGTCAATGAACGGGCCAACTCCTGGAGGTGGCCCCGCGGTACGCTCCGCTACACCCTCGCGATGCTCCGGGAGCTCGGATCGTTCCGGGCGATCCACTACACCGTGACGGCCGACGGCGTGACATCGAAGGAAGGCGCCATGCTGATTTCCGTGGCCAACTGCCAGTCGATCGGCGGTGGGATGCGCATCGTCCCGGATGCCGCGCCCGACGACGGGCTGCTGGATCTGTTTATGGTCAAGCCCCTGTCCCGGCTAGGCCTGCTTGCGGTCTTCCCGAAGGTCTTCTCCGGACGGCACACCTCGCACCCGGCCGTGGAAATCCGCCGGGTACGCTCAGTGCGCCTTGCCGCCGAGAACGTGGTGGCTTACGCCGACGGCGAGCGGATCGGCCTCCTTCCCTTGGACATCGACGTGGTTCCGGGCGCCCTGCGGGTGTTGGCCTGA
- a CDS encoding J domain-containing protein, giving the protein MAQGSSSHYQILRVPVTATDKEIKVAYRKAARNAHPDHGGDPEVFRQVTLAYETLIDPKRRAEYDRRYASGPSGRANPFPAQRPDYAGAGAAGPETRTTAGVHRPNTPRNTAGDAPVYVPPFDDPHEVPLLSKGEAALQIHGLPRKRGIFGAEARIQREMRTVQLISRQILPAIPSARLINGLRSPSDDSHIDHALLAGYRLALIGSMLLPKGAYAWDGVALKHGGRSVPPPQLGLIVRHMQEIFPELNVTAWVVVHSPDGNPHEPVIDHYRRTDGDFGSVQIVNASGLARGLKQFLSSGPAPNTVVVPVLARLLRGMH; this is encoded by the coding sequence TTGGCTCAGGGCAGCAGTTCCCACTATCAGATCCTCCGGGTTCCCGTCACTGCGACGGACAAGGAGATCAAGGTGGCCTACCGGAAGGCTGCGAGGAACGCACACCCGGACCATGGCGGGGATCCTGAGGTCTTTCGACAGGTCACGCTCGCGTACGAGACACTGATTGATCCCAAACGACGCGCGGAGTACGACCGCCGTTACGCGAGCGGCCCGTCGGGCAGGGCGAACCCCTTCCCGGCGCAAAGACCGGATTACGCCGGGGCCGGCGCTGCCGGACCGGAAACCCGCACCACCGCCGGGGTCCACAGGCCGAATACCCCGCGCAACACCGCCGGCGACGCCCCCGTGTACGTCCCGCCCTTCGATGATCCGCATGAGGTGCCCCTGCTCTCCAAGGGCGAGGCCGCGCTGCAGATCCACGGGCTTCCCCGGAAGCGTGGAATCTTCGGTGCCGAAGCGCGCATTCAGCGCGAAATGCGGACAGTCCAGCTCATCAGCCGCCAAATACTTCCTGCCATCCCCTCGGCACGGCTCATCAACGGGCTCCGCTCCCCCTCCGACGACAGCCACATCGATCACGCCCTGCTTGCCGGCTACCGCCTGGCGCTCATCGGATCCATGCTGCTGCCCAAGGGCGCCTATGCCTGGGACGGTGTGGCGCTCAAGCACGGCGGACGTTCGGTGCCACCGCCGCAGCTCGGGCTGATCGTTCGCCACATGCAGGAAATCTTCCCGGAACTGAATGTGACAGCTTGGGTGGTAGTCCACAGCCCGGACGGCAACCCGCACGAACCGGTCATCGACCATTACCGGCGCACGGATGGAGACTTCGGTTCGGTGCAAATCGTCAACGCTTCCGGACTGGCCCGCGGCCTCAAGCAGTTCCTGAGTTCGGGTCCCGCGCCCAACACCGTGGTTGTTCCGGTCCTGGCCCGGCTGCTGCGCGGCATGCACTGA
- a CDS encoding tRNA (cytidine(34)-2'-O)-methyltransferase: MFRILFHTPEIPGNTGNAIRLAAITGAELHLVEPLGFDFSDAKLRRAGLDYHDLAVVTVHKDIEAAWAALQPERVFAFTSDGESSYTDIAYEEGDVLLFGPESVGLPDWLKQDPHVTARVRLPMLPSLRSLNLANAASIAVYEAWRQHGFAGAKL, translated from the coding sequence GTGTTCCGCATCCTCTTCCACACCCCTGAAATCCCGGGCAACACGGGAAACGCGATCCGGCTCGCCGCCATCACCGGCGCGGAGCTGCACCTTGTGGAGCCGCTGGGCTTCGATTTCTCCGACGCGAAGCTGCGCCGCGCGGGACTTGACTACCACGACCTCGCGGTGGTCACGGTGCACAAGGACATCGAGGCCGCCTGGGCGGCCTTGCAGCCCGAGCGCGTCTTCGCCTTCACGTCCGACGGCGAATCCTCCTACACGGACATTGCCTACGAGGAGGGCGATGTATTGCTGTTCGGCCCCGAGTCCGTCGGGCTTCCGGACTGGCTGAAACAGGACCCACATGTCACGGCCCGCGTCCGGCTCCCCATGCTGCCGTCCCTCCGCTCGCTTAACCTTGCCAATGCCGCCTCCATCGCGGTGTACGAGGCCTGGCGCCAACACGGTTTTGCCGGGGCGAAACTCTAG
- the sigK gene encoding ECF RNA polymerase sigma factor SigK, whose product MDTPNVRGPEAPSVIAGSNAQLAELLGLMADGDRVAFSEFYRLTARRVFGMAKRVLVDAGLSEDTTQEVFIQVWQNAGKFNPEAGSPLAWLMTITHRRAIDRVRSAQSATDREAKYGAASQLLDHDSVEEEASSRLEAEAVTRCLGTLTETQLESVRLAYYGGLTYREVAEQLGAAIPTIKSRIRDGLLRLKTCLGVS is encoded by the coding sequence ATGGATACACCGAATGTGCGAGGCCCCGAGGCCCCCAGCGTGATTGCCGGCTCGAATGCGCAGCTTGCGGAATTGCTGGGGTTGATGGCCGACGGCGATCGCGTCGCCTTCAGCGAGTTCTACCGCCTTACGGCACGGAGGGTCTTCGGCATGGCCAAGCGCGTCCTGGTGGATGCGGGCCTGAGCGAAGATACCACCCAGGAAGTCTTCATCCAGGTCTGGCAGAACGCCGGCAAGTTCAATCCCGAGGCAGGCAGTCCCCTCGCGTGGCTCATGACCATCACCCACCGGCGCGCCATCGACCGTGTCCGCTCGGCCCAGTCCGCCACGGACCGCGAAGCCAAATATGGTGCCGCGAGCCAACTCCTTGACCACGATTCAGTGGAGGAAGAAGCGAGCAGCCGGCTTGAAGCCGAGGCCGTCACCCGTTGCCTCGGCACTCTGACGGAAACGCAATTGGAATCCGTGCGGCTCGCCTACTATGGCGGGCTCACGTACCGGGAGGTCGCTGAACAGCTCGGTGCCGCTATTCCGACCATCAAGTCCCGCATCCGCGATGGACTTCTCCGACTCAAGACTTGCCTGGGGGTGAGCTGA
- a CDS encoding anti-sigma factor, with product MTEHDDNKQNAGKEGLRRMFASDIATDLAEGRVLELAEIYALDALSDAERAEIDNYIATAPVRSAFLERVRQSRETLAASFADEAEPRPGLLDDILRQLPQQPRTAQTGTASAPSSVPEVPAGPAGHVSPDVVDLAAARNRRDRRRFGGVRGWVAAAAAAAVIALGGIGVGVYVAGQNDPVNQVLQAGDVRQATVDVNGGGTATVSISSSKNAVVVRMNGVPAPPAGKVYQMWLIPKDGSDPVSQGLMDAKALSHPAVVSGIASAASIGITVEPVGGSKKPTLPTVAAAPLT from the coding sequence ATGACCGAACACGATGACAACAAGCAGAATGCCGGGAAGGAAGGCCTCCGCAGGATGTTCGCCAGCGATATAGCCACCGATCTTGCCGAAGGCCGGGTCCTGGAGCTCGCCGAGATCTATGCCCTCGACGCCTTGAGCGACGCCGAGCGGGCGGAAATCGACAACTACATTGCCACCGCACCTGTTCGCTCAGCGTTCCTTGAGCGGGTCAGGCAGTCACGCGAAACGCTCGCGGCCTCTTTCGCGGACGAGGCCGAACCGCGGCCCGGGCTCTTGGATGACATTCTGCGGCAGCTCCCGCAACAACCGCGCACTGCACAAACCGGCACGGCTTCCGCGCCGTCGTCGGTTCCCGAAGTGCCGGCTGGCCCAGCAGGACACGTTTCCCCGGACGTCGTCGACCTCGCCGCCGCCCGGAACCGGCGTGATCGCCGACGCTTCGGCGGCGTCCGTGGTTGGGTGGCAGCCGCCGCGGCGGCCGCGGTTATTGCGCTTGGCGGTATCGGCGTAGGCGTCTACGTGGCCGGGCAGAACGATCCCGTGAACCAAGTACTGCAGGCGGGCGATGTCCGTCAAGCCACGGTCGACGTCAACGGCGGCGGCACTGCGACCGTGTCCATCTCCAGTTCGAAAAACGCCGTGGTGGTCCGGATGAATGGAGTTCCCGCTCCCCCGGCCGGCAAGGTTTACCAGATGTGGCTTATTCCCAAGGATGGCTCCGACCCTGTCTCCCAGGGACTCATGGACGCCAAGGCCTTGAGCCATCCGGCGGTTGTCTCGGGCATTGCCAGCGCGGCGTCCATCGGCATCACGGTTGAGCCCGTGGGCGGCTCCAAGAAGCCGACGCTCCCGACGGTCGCAGCAGCGCCCCTCACCTAA
- a CDS encoding MerR family transcriptional regulator, which yields MKQDKAGTWTISELAKASKVSSRTLRHYDQLGLLEPAHTGHNGYRYYGQPELLRLQRILLLRELGLGLETIGEVLDGQADPVEALAVHRNWLLAERDRLDRMSRTVDATIAALRQGETMTAENIFKDFDNNPYEAEARERWGERAVDASKARHSAMTTAQKQAFMEEYAALNQDLARCFDAALPADHPDVQAVVGRHYKWICASWTPNAESYVGLGQMYVDDPRFTANYDKVRVGLAPYLLEGIKVYAAEKLS from the coding sequence ATGAAGCAGGACAAGGCAGGTACCTGGACCATCTCCGAACTGGCCAAGGCCAGCAAGGTTTCCTCGCGGACCTTGCGCCACTATGACCAACTCGGACTACTGGAGCCTGCCCACACGGGACACAACGGCTACCGGTACTACGGCCAGCCTGAGCTGCTGCGACTGCAGCGGATCCTCCTGCTTCGTGAACTTGGCCTTGGGCTCGAGACCATCGGCGAAGTTCTGGATGGCCAGGCCGATCCCGTGGAGGCACTTGCCGTGCACAGGAACTGGCTGCTGGCCGAGCGCGACCGGCTGGACCGGATGTCCCGGACGGTCGACGCCACTATCGCAGCACTACGTCAAGGAGAAACCATGACCGCGGAGAACATCTTCAAGGATTTCGATAACAACCCCTACGAAGCCGAGGCGCGCGAGCGCTGGGGCGAACGTGCCGTCGACGCGAGCAAGGCCCGGCACTCGGCAATGACAACGGCCCAGAAACAGGCCTTCATGGAAGAGTACGCGGCGCTGAACCAGGATCTCGCCCGCTGCTTCGACGCCGCCCTTCCGGCGGATCACCCGGACGTCCAGGCAGTTGTCGGCCGGCATTACAAGTGGATCTGCGCCAGTTGGACGCCCAACGCTGAATCCTATGTGGGCCTGGGACAGATGTATGTGGACGACCCCCGGTTCACCGCCAATTACGACAAGGTCCGGGTAGGCCTGGCTCCCTACCTGCTCGAAGGCATCAAGGTCTACGCAGCAGAAAAGCTCAGTTAG
- a CDS encoding GntT/GntP/DsdX family permease, which translates to MNWTGHDTQLLVVAAIGIALIVLLIAKFKVHPFLSLVLGSAFVGLASGVGLDKVVSNFEDGVGGVLKEVGLLIALGAMLGKLLADSGGANRVVDTLLEKASGNKVVWMITLVAVIIGLPMFFEIGLVLLLPVIVLVTQRSQMKLMRIAIPALAGLSVLHGLVPPHPGPLIAISAVKAELGTTLALGLLVAVPTVIICGPLFSRLAARWVPVDAPAVAGGIDTKHAVDLSDVKRQPTFLVTLLTIIFPVVLMLLKAVADIVWPDAAHAPMVRTVLDFIGQPLVAMTLAVLAAMVTFGYAVGFTGSKITTKLGNSLGPIAAILLIVGAGGGFKQTLIGAGVGDAVKKWAEGANMSVLVLGFLVAVALRLATGSATVATVTAAGIVAPLASSLSPTHAALLALAIGAGSLFLSHVNDAGFWLVKELFGLTVGQTFKTWSVMETLISVVGFGFIMVLSLII; encoded by the coding sequence GTGAACTGGACCGGGCACGATACCCAACTCCTTGTGGTCGCGGCCATCGGCATTGCGCTGATCGTCCTGCTGATCGCCAAATTCAAGGTCCACCCGTTCTTGTCCCTCGTACTAGGTTCGGCCTTCGTCGGCCTGGCATCGGGAGTCGGCCTCGACAAGGTGGTCAGCAACTTCGAAGACGGCGTGGGCGGCGTCCTTAAAGAGGTCGGCCTCCTGATTGCCCTCGGCGCCATGCTGGGCAAGCTGCTGGCGGACTCCGGCGGCGCAAACCGCGTGGTGGACACCTTGCTGGAGAAAGCCAGCGGCAACAAGGTGGTCTGGATGATCACCTTGGTTGCTGTCATCATCGGCCTCCCGATGTTCTTCGAGATCGGCCTCGTCCTGCTCCTTCCGGTGATCGTCCTGGTCACCCAGCGCTCGCAGATGAAGCTCATGCGCATTGCCATTCCGGCGCTCGCGGGTTTGTCCGTGTTGCACGGCCTGGTCCCACCGCACCCCGGCCCGCTCATCGCCATCAGTGCGGTGAAGGCTGAACTAGGAACCACGCTGGCTCTTGGGCTCTTGGTGGCCGTTCCGACAGTGATCATTTGTGGACCGTTGTTTTCCCGTTTGGCCGCGCGGTGGGTTCCCGTGGATGCCCCCGCGGTGGCGGGCGGTATCGACACCAAGCACGCCGTCGATCTCAGCGACGTCAAGCGCCAACCGACCTTCCTTGTCACCTTGCTGACGATCATTTTCCCGGTGGTGCTCATGCTCCTGAAGGCCGTTGCGGACATTGTCTGGCCCGACGCCGCCCATGCCCCGATGGTCCGCACCGTCCTGGACTTCATTGGCCAGCCCCTCGTCGCGATGACCTTGGCTGTGCTCGCCGCCATGGTGACGTTCGGCTACGCCGTCGGCTTCACCGGAAGCAAGATCACTACCAAGCTCGGCAACAGCCTCGGACCGATTGCCGCGATCCTGCTGATCGTGGGCGCGGGCGGCGGTTTCAAGCAGACCCTCATCGGCGCCGGCGTCGGTGACGCGGTCAAGAAATGGGCCGAAGGCGCCAACATGTCCGTGCTGGTCCTGGGCTTCCTCGTGGCTGTTGCCCTTCGACTGGCCACGGGCTCGGCGACAGTTGCCACCGTGACGGCTGCAGGCATCGTGGCTCCTTTGGCAAGCAGCCTGAGTCCGACGCATGCCGCGCTCCTCGCCTTGGCCATCGGCGCAGGCTCGCTCTTCCTGTCCCACGTCAACGACGCAGGGTTCTGGCTCGTGAAGGAACTCTTCGGCCTGACGGTCGGTCAGACGTTCAAGACGTGGTCGGTGATGGAGACGCTCATCTCGGTGGTCGGCTTCGGCTTCATCATGGTGCTCTCGCTGATCATTTAG